The genomic window AGGGCAGAGCTAGTCATTTTGTCACCCAAGACTAGTAGCACAAAGCATTTCCTGGGGCAAGCAGCATTCAATTCACCCTCAAATCAACCATGGGTGGAGATCTACCTGAGATTGCTGCTGGAAAAGCTACCACCCAAGAACCGGGGTTGGGATGGAAGACTGAATCCAGTACAAATCTGTGTTATCTGTAATTGCGGTGGCCTGGGGCAATGGCTCTGCAGGAACGATACCATGGTAGCTGTAGCAATTGCCCCAAACCAAAACATTAGTCCCCAGTGGTTGGTACAACTACTCCATCACCAGGCTGATCTCAGCACTGTGCCACCTTCATTTCCAGAGCAGTGAGCCACTCGCCCCTGCTGAGACCCAACTTCCTCCTCCCACATCAAGATTTGAACAGTCGTCCGTTGTCGTGACGGTCCTAATTCTCCACACAGCCCCCTTGTGACAGTTTGCCCCTTGACTCTAGGGAGCTCCCATACACTTGAGGCTACTTTCAGGGATATAGGATTTCCATCGAAGCTTACTCTCCATCATGATGGGCCTAgggttcccctccccccacaggcTTCCAGTCCTGTTCCAACAatttccccctgcccccatccctACCCCCTTTGCAGGCCATTCAAGGTGTCCCAGTTCCACGTAGTCTTCGGGGAACTCCAGCTCTTTTCCACCCCAGGCCACAGCATCTCCAGATCGCTAAGCCAGGTGATCCTGCACCCAGACTACTCCGGGGAAGATGCCTCAAATGGGGACATTGCCCTCTTGAAGCTGGCCCAGCCTCTGGACTTCTCCCCCTGGATTCTGCCAGCCTGTCTTCCTGAGGCCTACAACACCTTTCATACTAATGTGACCTGCACTGTGACAGGATGGGGGAAAGTGGAAGAGAATGGTGAGCCTTGGGAGTGATGGGGAGAGTGGCAGGTTCTCATGCAAGAAGAGAACTTGATGAACCTTCTTCCTAGATCCAAGCCAAGTTCTCCAGCTCAGCCTCTGCTGGGAAATTTATGATTGCAGCCAATAGTTCTCCAAGGAATGGGTAGAGGTGGTCCTGGATAATTCTGCCAGGCAGACAATCCCTAAGTGATTTCTCCTTATCTCTAGGCTGCCGATATTTAATAATGACACCTCAGGTTTCtagaacactttaaggtttacaaaagtgCTTTCCTCTCAACAACCTTGCGAGGGAAGTAGTGCAAGTGATGTTATTCCAGTgtaaattgaggaaattgaggctcagaaagggtaaatgacttgccctagctCTTAAGACTGGGGCTGAGATTTGCACCATGGACTAATAGAAAAAGTGCAGCCCTCGTATTACACCCTCGCCTTTTCTTCCGGCTAGGGAGCTACCTACAACACCATCTCTCAGACTGGCACAGAACAGGAAGCTAAGGAGAAATACCCCCACTGCTCTCCTTTCTTGTGGAAGCAAACCTTCCTTGGGTCTAGGGGACAGGAGTTCATCTTATCAcatggaaataaaaatggaaattttcagTTCACCAAGTTTTAGCCCAGACCTGTGAGGTGCTACTAGGGAAGATAAGACCCAGTCGTCATTGTACTGGTCCTCAGAGGTGCATAATCTGAAATATAAAACTCCCAGTAAGGAAATTGCATAATTGAAAAGGATATCTAAATCAATGTTAAAGTGAATGATTCTCTTAAATACTATCTATAGATGTTCCAAAAAAGCAGAGATTGCTAGGTGGTAGGGGTGATCAAGGAAGGATCTAATTGAAATGGCCAGACTGGAAACCCTTaaaacacccccacccccacccccaccccaccaccacctccaccacccccagcaccccccccacctccactccccCCAAAATCAAAGTACATGTTAAGGAATGGAATGAACAAACAGCTAGCCCGCTCATTCGTCAGTGGGTTTACTTtggaaaacaacaataatagctggcattCACGTAGTAATGGTCTTTTGTTTGGGAggaaactggggttaagtgacttgcccagggtcacacagttagtgtcaagtgtcagaggctggatttgaacttaggacctCCTGATTtcaagtgttctatccactgtgtcacctggctgcctctCACATAGGgctcttaaggtttgcaaaatgctttacaaatgttatgttatttgatcctcacaacaaacctctGATATTTTTTCTGGCTTTACAGATGATaagactgaagcccagagaggtttagtCACTTGCCTAAGATTGCACAGCTAGGCAGGATTTGTCAGATCCTCTTGATTCTAGATCTAGCCCTTTATCTATTAAACCACAAATAAAGTAGGAGAGTTGTATTGGGGGTAGATTGAAAAGGGCCATGAATTTGAGGGTAAAACATCTGGAATCATAGTTACCTAGAATGGGTAGACCAACTTAGATTAGAAATCTAATCACTAGATGTGACTGTAAAgatccagtcccttcattttacaaacagggaaactgaggctcaaacagagtgacttgcccaagaccaaaAAAAGCAGTAAGAGCAGAGGTAGGACTCTTGCTTCACAACGCACAGTCCTCCAATCAGTACAGAGTTTCTAGTGAATTCCGCTTTTCTCACTCACCCCAGAGCTCACTGAACATCAGAAAAGCGGTTGGCACTGGGATATTTACACTTGTCTGTCCATCCCCTCCCCAGAATCTTCTTCCTGGGCTGCCACCCAGAGCAAGGGGATTAGGGCTCTCCTCATCCCATGTACTTATCTCTgctctctctcccatcccccagtCCAGCTGTCCCCACCATACCCCCTGCAGGAAGCAAAGCTGCCACTGATCGGAGCAGAGGATTGTGACAAGATAATGAACAGTAATTCGCACAAGGTCACCAATAAAATGGTCTGTGCTGGCTTCATGAGTGGGGGTGTGGATTCCTGTCAGGTAAGGGCACACATGCCAACTGGGTTGGATAACCATGGTCTCCTACAACTATTGActctttgggggagggagggactgaGGGACAGACCCTGGGAAGAAATTGTTGTAGAATCATGCAGGATCAGAGCTGGGACACTGGAAATCATCTCTAGCCCAGGGATTATTAGCCTTTTTTTGTGCCATAGCAATCTGGAGAAATCTGTGGATCacttttcaaatgcataaaaccCAGAATTACCCAAAATCCAATTATATTAAACtgcagttatttttttttgaaaagtttatCCTAGGTTAAAAAACCCTAATCTAGTCCAGCCCCAAAATTttacaaatagagaaactgagatacaaagacagactTGCATAATGAAGATTCTAAGTGAGTTCATGGCAAAGCTAGACctaaaacccaggtctttggactccaagtGCAGGTTTCTTTCTGCTATGTCAGGCTAAATCCTAGTCATATAGGGTAGTGACTACGGATTAATTAGAAAAACCCTAAActgagtcaggaaacctgaattTTAGGCCTGGTTtgccacttactgtgtgacttcaGCAAGTCATCTGGGGTTCAATTTCATCCTTTCATGTAAAAGGACACACTGGTTTTTCGAAGTGCCCTTCCCATTCtcatatttcatattttgggTAGGTTGGGTTGGGTGGGTCTGACGTGGGTGATGGAGGGTGTTCTAGAGAAGGTGGGCTTAGAAtctagagaggaaggaggaagataagGGAAGATGAAGAAAACACCTTCTTACTCAAGCCTAAACTAATAAGcctttcttcctaacttcagggtGATTCTGGGGGTCCCTTGGTATGTCCCTCTCTGGGCTCCTGGTTCCTGGTGGGAATCGTAAGCTGGGGCATTGGCTGTGCCCAACCCAGAAAACCAGGTGTCTACACTCTTGTGTCTGCCTATGGGGACTGGATCCAGAGTTATGCATCAGAGGTGCAGCTGGGCAACCATAGCATCCAAGTGTGGAATGCTGCAGTCACACAGACTCACGGTCTCCATCTCAGCAGCCTCCTTCTGGTCCTGTGGACCCTGGCCAACAGTTGCTGAAGTCCTCCTCCACAGCTGCAGCTGCCCTTCTATTTAAGCCTTTGGGACCACCTCCCACATTCCCCATCTGCAGTACCTGCCATCTGTAGAAGGCGTTCAGGGCCCTGGGCCTGGTCAGCAGaccccccccaaacacacacacacactctctctctctctctctctctctgtctctgtctgtctctctctgtctctctctctgtctctgtctgtctctctgtctctctctctctgtctctgtctgtctctgtctctctctctctctctctctgtctctgtctctctctgtctctgtctgtctctgtctctctctctgtctctctgtctctctctctgtctctgtctctctgtctctgtctctctctctctgtctctgtctctctgtctgtctctctgtctgtctctgtctctctctctatctctgtctctctctctctctgtctctctctctctctatctctgtctctctctctctctgtctctctctctctatctctgtctctctctctctctgtctctctatctctgtctctctctctctctgtctctctctctctgtctctgtctctctctctctctccctctctctctctcccacacctGGGCTGGGATACAGGTATCACTTGAATCTGACTGCTCCATCTCTCTCTAATCCGAGCCCCACCAGCCATCCCTCCTCCAAAGGGGCGCTGCACAAGGGGAGGGGGGTTCGGGCAGGGGGAAAGACGGGGAGCagctgaggaagaggaggaggcaggGCTGTGCGCCTTGCGCGGAGCGCCACAAGCCCCCGGCGGGCTTCCCCCTCTGCCACGTCTCCCTGGACCATCTTCCCCCTCCcggccttccccttcccctctgtacCCGGCCAGGCAGGCCCGCCTCGGCCGAGCTCACACCAAGGCCCCTTCGGGGAActaaagacaaaagtaaagagCGAACGCCTCAAGTGGCAGCGTCCGTGTTCGTGCGCTGGGGGAGGCCCGGGACCGGGGAGGGGGGGGCGGCTTCCGAGAATGGCCAGCCCCGGCCGGCTGCGGGGGAGGACGCGGGGTGCAGAGGAAGAGCCCCCGGGCCGGAGAGGGTTCTGAGGCTGGCCACGCTTGGGCAGAACCGAGGGCTAGATGAATCGGGTGCCATTTAAGGGGCGCTGAGGCAACCCAGCCCTGTCCGATGGGCACAGACACCCGGACAGAAAAGCCAGGGGCCTGAGAGAGACAAGAGGCAGAGCCGAGCCGGAGGGAGGGGAGCTCACGTTAGTCATTCCCCACGCCTGCAAACGGAATGTACTGGCTGACCTCGGTCCCTGCGCTTTacaattaaatttattatttattccccTTTGTGTCAAGCAGGCCTGACTGTGATGggttcctcctcttccccctcccctcccccccgcctcTCACTCCCCCCTCCCACTTCGCCCCCCCCCTCCCGGAAGCCTTCTCCGATTCAGGAAGGTGTGAGTTAACCCACCGGGCTCCAGCCCAGGATGGAAATATAGGAAGGTCCCAGAAAGACCTTCTCATCATGGCGGCCGGAAGCGACCTCTGACTACATCCCAGAGGGTACGTTCCCTCATGGGACAGACCTTCTCAATATGGTCACCTTTGAGGGCCTTCCTTCTGTTTAGAATCCCCGGCGCTCGGCAGGGACCCCCGCAAGCCCACCAAAAGTACCCCTTCCCCTGCGACTAGCTAGTCAGGTAGTCGGTGGGCGTCTTTTCGAATGTCCCTAGTGAGAGGGAAGCCCAACACTTGGGGCCGACCCGTTCTCTGGATAATTCTTCCTGGCGTCAAACCTAACTTTGCCTCTTAAATGTCGATATGCGGCGTCCACACTGCCTCATTCCCACAAAAGCGGTTTCCCCAGAGCATCAAGAAGAGAACAACATCGGCTTATTTCATCCCACTGGGGTTTTAGCACTGGCCCTGCTTTATTTAGGTCACGTCCCCCGCAACCCGCTACGACCTCCGAAAGATGGCGTCGTCACCGCCGCATTGTTTCTTCCCCTGACTTTACCAACATGGCGGCCTCACTTCTATCTCTACCAAGATGGCACTCGTCTCTTGCTCGCCAAACAATATACCCTAAATCGTTACCCCGTCCCGCATTCCTAgctcttcagtaaaatgaaccAATCTACCGATGTCATCACCACGGCCCAACTCGGGACTGC from Notamacropus eugenii isolate mMacEug1 chromosome 1, mMacEug1.pri_v2, whole genome shotgun sequence includes these protein-coding regions:
- the LOC140500167 gene encoding serine protease 33-like, with the protein product MEQLGTAWLLLLLPLLPPLTKGEEDHWISSACGQQILKNQVNERIVGGKNAREGAWPWQASLRQNQAHICGATLISNSWVLTAAHCFQQPFKVSQFHVVFGELQLFSTPGHSISRSLSQVILHPDYSGEDASNGDIALLKLAQPLDFSPWILPACLPEAYNTFHTNVTCTVTGWGKVEENVQLSPPYPLQEAKLPLIGAEDCDKIMNSNSHKVTNKMVCAGFMSGGVDSCQGDSGGPLVCPSLGSWFLVGIVSWGIGCAQPRKPGVYTLVSAYGDWIQSYASEVQLGNHSIQVWNAAVTQTHGLHLSSLLLVLWTLANSC